From Streptomyces chrestomyceticus JCM 4735, one genomic window encodes:
- a CDS encoding SDR family NAD(P)-dependent oxidoreductase, with the protein MTRYSGITALVTGASKGLGEAYARELARRGARLVLVARSGDALRRVADSVREEYGAEVTTEVADLAAPDGVSRLVAALDRRDIAIDLLVNNAGAGAVGPFLGSPQNRHIDSVELNIVALTRLSHALGGKMVARSSGGIINVASTAAFQAMPYLATYAATKAYVLSFTEALAEEFRGSGVRVMAAHPGPTTTSFFEGTTAALKPAFTDRPETVAARTLDAFAEGAVNAYPGRTGLRAITWATRILPRTTTTRVSGRLNRALGLDRAHDIGAPVPEPS; encoded by the coding sequence ATGACCCGCTACTCCGGCATCACCGCCCTGGTCACGGGCGCCTCGAAAGGTCTGGGCGAGGCGTACGCCCGGGAACTCGCCCGGCGCGGCGCCCGCCTCGTCCTCGTGGCCCGCTCCGGCGACGCGCTGCGCCGGGTCGCCGACTCCGTACGCGAGGAGTACGGCGCCGAGGTGACGACCGAGGTGGCCGATCTTGCCGCACCCGACGGCGTCTCCCGGCTGGTCGCGGCGCTCGACCGGCGGGACATCGCCATCGACCTGCTGGTCAACAACGCGGGCGCCGGCGCCGTCGGCCCGTTCCTCGGCTCCCCGCAGAACCGGCACATCGACAGCGTCGAGCTGAACATCGTCGCTCTCACCCGGCTCTCCCACGCGCTGGGCGGCAAGATGGTCGCGCGGAGCAGCGGCGGCATCATCAACGTGGCGTCTACGGCCGCCTTCCAGGCCATGCCGTACCTGGCGACCTACGCGGCCACCAAGGCGTATGTCCTGTCCTTCACCGAGGCGCTGGCCGAGGAGTTCCGCGGGAGCGGGGTCCGGGTCATGGCGGCCCACCCCGGGCCCACCACCACCTCGTTCTTCGAAGGCACCACCGCCGCCCTGAAGCCGGCCTTCACCGACCGGCCCGAGACGGTCGCCGCCCGGACCCTCGACGCGTTCGCCGAGGGAGCCGTCAACGCCTATCCCGGGCGCACCGGCCTGCGGGCCATCACCTGGGCCACCCGGATCCTTCCCCGCACGACGACCACGCGCGTCTCAGGACGCCTCAACCGGGCCCTGGGCCTGGACCGGGCCCACGACATCGGCGCCCCGGTCCCGGAGCCTTCCTGA
- a CDS encoding acyl-CoA thioesterase yields the protein MNDALAALLAQLDLERIEQDIFRGTSRPSVVPRVFGGQVAAQALVAAGRTVPDDRPPHSLHAYFLRPGDPGAPIVYTVDRIRDGRSFTTRRVVAVQHGQPIFHLSASFQVYEEGMEHQEPMPYAPDPLTLPTAAEMLPRHADRFREPGVAQRLLEARAAVDLRYVDEPPFGTAGEPREPRSQVWFRTHGKLDGDIDQPLLHICLVTYVSDMTLLDSVLLAHGRGGWAVGDVVGASLDHAMWFHRPFRADDWLLYDQESPTAQGGRGLGKGRIFTADGQLAVSVIQEGVIRVPRG from the coding sequence GTGAACGACGCCCTCGCCGCCCTGCTCGCCCAGCTCGACCTGGAACGCATCGAGCAGGACATCTTCCGCGGCACCAGCCGCCCGTCCGTCGTCCCCCGGGTCTTCGGCGGCCAGGTCGCCGCCCAGGCCCTGGTCGCCGCCGGGCGCACCGTCCCCGACGACCGCCCGCCGCACTCCCTGCACGCCTACTTCCTGCGCCCCGGCGACCCCGGCGCGCCCATCGTCTACACCGTCGACCGCATCCGCGACGGCCGGTCCTTCACCACCCGCCGCGTCGTCGCCGTCCAGCACGGCCAGCCGATCTTCCACCTCTCCGCCTCCTTCCAGGTGTACGAGGAGGGCATGGAGCACCAGGAGCCGATGCCGTACGCACCGGACCCGCTCACCCTGCCCACCGCCGCCGAGATGCTGCCCCGCCACGCCGACCGCTTCCGCGAACCGGGCGTGGCGCAGCGCCTCCTGGAAGCACGGGCAGCCGTCGATCTCCGCTACGTGGACGAGCCGCCGTTCGGCACGGCGGGCGAGCCGCGCGAACCGCGCTCCCAGGTCTGGTTCCGTACGCACGGCAAGCTCGACGGCGACATCGACCAGCCGCTGCTGCACATCTGCCTGGTCACCTATGTCTCCGACATGACCCTGCTGGACTCGGTACTGCTCGCCCACGGGCGCGGCGGCTGGGCGGTCGGCGACGTGGTCGGCGCGAGCCTGGACCACGCCATGTGGTTCCACCGGCCGTTCCGGGCCGACGACTGGCTGCTGTACGACCAGGAGTCGCCGACCGCGCAGGGCGGGCGGGGGCTGGGCAAGGGCCGGATCTTCACGGCGGACGGGCAACTGGCGGTGTCGGTGATCCAGGAGGGGGTTATTCGGGTGCCGCGGGGGTGA
- a CDS encoding TetR/AcrR family transcriptional regulator yields the protein MSVRTEHRGRHGDGAVRGAAPGAGPEAAAPALGPRRGATRRKLFDAAVTLIAEQGFSATTVDEIADRAGVAKGTVYYNFASKNVLYEELLRDGIDLLSASLRDAADRAVRVDGGTRVDALDAMIRAGLDFIAGSPSLTQLYVAELWRTNRVWQPTLQSVRGRAVAVVEDVLREAVDVGELTEELDIPLTASALLGMVLVAALDWLSFQPHRSVEDVHASLSRLLQGRVSPLRAD from the coding sequence GTGAGCGTGCGGACCGAGCACCGGGGCAGGCACGGGGACGGCGCCGTTCGCGGCGCCGCCCCCGGCGCCGGGCCCGAAGCCGCCGCCCCGGCTCTCGGGCCCCGCCGGGGCGCCACCCGGCGCAAGCTGTTCGACGCCGCGGTCACCCTCATCGCCGAACAGGGCTTCTCCGCCACCACGGTGGACGAGATCGCCGACCGCGCCGGTGTCGCCAAGGGCACCGTCTACTACAACTTCGCCAGCAAGAACGTGCTCTACGAGGAGCTGCTGCGCGACGGCATCGACCTGCTCTCCGCCTCCCTCCGGGACGCCGCCGACCGGGCGGTGCGGGTGGACGGCGGCACCCGGGTCGACGCGTTGGACGCGATGATCCGGGCGGGCCTGGACTTCATCGCCGGCTCGCCCTCCCTGACCCAGTTGTACGTGGCGGAACTGTGGCGTACGAACCGGGTCTGGCAGCCGACCTTGCAGTCCGTACGGGGCCGGGCGGTCGCCGTCGTCGAGGACGTGCTGCGGGAGGCCGTCGACGTCGGCGAGCTGACCGAGGAACTCGACATCCCGCTGACGGCCTCCGCCCTCCTCGGCATGGTGCTCGTGGCGGCACTGGACTGGCTGTCGTTCCAGCCGCACCGCTCGGTGGAGGACGTGCACGCCTCCCTGTCGCGGCTGCTGCAAGGACGGGTCAGTCCTCTCCGCGCGGACTGA
- a CDS encoding phosphatase, with protein MPILPPVPSRTELVDHLVRTRIAGEVATPRENNLDHYRKLANGDRHYWLGLELGDRWTDEQDVLAVMAERCGVIDDTRHRMGQDTIDPELTVDALDRAAARLRKAAAGRERVLFATGHPGGLLDVHRATAEALRAQGCDIVVVPDGLQADEGVVFQFADVAMLERGATLWHTHSPAPMTAVLDGLERAGEALPDLVMADHGWAGCAGQRGLDAIGFADCNDPALFVGEAEGTLQVTIPLDDHVLSPRYYDPLTAYLLDAAGLTG; from the coding sequence ATGCCGATACTGCCGCCTGTTCCCAGCCGCACCGAACTCGTCGACCATCTCGTACGGACCCGGATCGCCGGTGAGGTCGCCACTCCCCGCGAGAACAACCTCGACCACTACCGCAAGCTGGCCAACGGAGACCGCCACTACTGGCTCGGGCTGGAGCTCGGGGACCGCTGGACCGACGAGCAGGACGTGCTCGCGGTGATGGCGGAACGATGCGGCGTCATTGACGACACCCGTCACCGGATGGGCCAGGACACCATCGACCCCGAGCTGACGGTGGACGCCCTGGACCGCGCGGCCGCCCGGCTGCGCAAGGCCGCCGCCGGGCGCGAACGCGTGCTGTTCGCGACCGGGCACCCGGGCGGGCTGCTGGACGTGCACCGGGCCACCGCCGAGGCGCTGCGCGCCCAGGGCTGCGACATCGTCGTCGTGCCGGACGGGCTGCAGGCGGACGAGGGGGTGGTGTTCCAGTTCGCCGACGTGGCGATGCTGGAGCGCGGCGCGACGCTGTGGCACACCCACTCCCCCGCGCCGATGACCGCCGTACTGGACGGTCTGGAGCGGGCGGGCGAGGCGCTGCCCGATCTGGTCATGGCCGATCACGGCTGGGCCGGGTGCGCGGGCCAGCGCGGTCTGGACGCCATCGGGTTCGCGGACTGCAACGACCCGGCGCTGTTCGTCGGCGAGGCGGAGGGCACGCTGCAGGTGACGATTCCGCTGGACGATCACGTCCTGAGCCCGCGCTACTACGACCCGCTGACGGCGTACCTGCTGGACGCGGCGGGCCTGACGGGCTGA
- a CDS encoding MarR family winged helix-turn-helix transcriptional regulator: protein MTDPLLESVVRANHELFMRTGDRVSRPLEEMGLTLATAQALWAIDPDRPPPSMKVLAGRLYCNAPNLSFVVNQLVDRGLVERGTDPADRRARVAVLTGRGREMRERVVDLLLRQSPFAECDAEELRRLAELLERALDGSAD, encoded by the coding sequence ATGACCGACCCGCTGCTGGAATCGGTGGTGCGCGCCAACCACGAACTGTTCATGCGCACCGGTGACCGGGTCTCCCGGCCGCTGGAGGAAATGGGTCTCACCCTGGCGACCGCGCAGGCCCTGTGGGCCATCGACCCGGACCGGCCGCCGCCGTCGATGAAGGTGCTGGCGGGCCGGCTGTACTGCAACGCGCCCAACCTGAGCTTCGTCGTCAACCAGTTGGTCGACCGCGGACTCGTCGAGCGCGGCACCGACCCCGCCGACCGGCGGGCCCGGGTGGCTGTACTGACCGGGCGGGGCCGGGAGATGCGGGAGCGGGTCGTGGACCTGCTGCTGCGGCAGAGCCCGTTCGCGGAGTGCGACGCCGAGGAGCTGCGCCGCCTCGCCGAGCTGCTGGAGCGGGCGCTGGACGGGTCGGCCGACTGA
- a CDS encoding LysR family transcriptional regulator, translated as MINLERLRALAAVDTHGSIARAAQALHITASGMSQQLSKLERECGHRLLEPEGRSVRLTHAGRVLADHAAAVMSRVGAAEQDLAALGTEVLGPLRIGAVGSAIRTLLPAALATLGARHPRLTPSVRDGEVTGLLPALLHGELDLLLIENWANRPRHIPEGVAVRTIVTEEAQVALHADHPLGARPVLRLADLGGVPWAACPPGAEPREALVQALRAHGVEPEIRYSVGDHATQLALVASGLTAALIPDAALQQVPSDVVCVPTDPPLRRHVQAAWRPRTETPPVRACLDVLTHASRPEESATVLKPASGENRAGGRDVGGVDHR; from the coding sequence ATGATCAACTTGGAGCGACTGCGTGCCCTGGCTGCGGTGGACACCCACGGGTCCATCGCACGCGCCGCACAGGCCCTGCACATCACGGCGTCCGGGATGAGCCAGCAGCTCAGCAAGCTGGAACGGGAGTGCGGGCACCGGCTCTTGGAGCCGGAGGGGCGCAGCGTACGGCTGACGCACGCCGGCCGGGTGCTGGCGGATCACGCGGCCGCGGTCATGTCCCGGGTGGGCGCTGCCGAGCAGGATCTGGCCGCGCTGGGAACGGAGGTTCTGGGTCCGCTACGGATCGGTGCCGTGGGCAGCGCCATCCGCACCCTGCTGCCCGCCGCGCTGGCCACTCTGGGCGCACGCCATCCGCGGCTCACTCCGTCGGTGCGCGACGGCGAAGTGACCGGTCTGCTCCCCGCCCTGCTGCACGGCGAGCTGGACCTGCTGCTCATCGAGAACTGGGCGAACCGGCCGCGGCACATTCCGGAAGGCGTCGCCGTCCGGACGATCGTCACGGAGGAGGCACAGGTGGCGCTGCACGCGGACCACCCGCTCGGTGCCCGGCCCGTGCTGCGCCTCGCCGACCTCGGCGGCGTTCCGTGGGCGGCGTGTCCGCCGGGGGCCGAACCGCGCGAAGCGCTCGTACAGGCCCTGCGCGCCCATGGTGTCGAGCCGGAGATCCGCTACAGCGTCGGCGACCACGCCACCCAGCTCGCACTGGTGGCGTCCGGCCTGACCGCCGCGCTCATACCGGACGCGGCGCTGCAGCAGGTGCCGTCCGACGTGGTGTGCGTACCGACGGATCCGCCGCTGCGCCGCCATGTGCAGGCGGCGTGGCGCCCTCGTACGGAAACGCCGCCCGTCCGCGCCTGCCTCGACGTGCTCACGCACGCGTCCCGCCCGGAGGAATCCGCCACTGTGCTGAAACCCGCCTCCGGGGAGAACCGTGCGGGCGGGCGCGACGTGGGGGGAGTTGACCACCGTTGA
- the speB gene encoding agmatinase: protein MTTASAASGASQEPVGPVDSSRIPRYAGPATFARLPRLDQVGTADVAVVGVPFDTGVSYRPGARFGGNAIREASRLLRPYNPAQDASPFALAQVADAGDIAANPFNINEAVETIEAAADDLLDTGARLMTLGGDHTIALPLLRSMAKKHGPVALLHFDAHLDTWDTYFGAEYTHGTPFRRAVEEGILDTSALSHVGTRGPLYGKKDLDDDEKMGFGIVTSADVMRRGVDEVADQLRQRIGDRPLYISIDIDVLDPAHAPGTGTPEAGGLTSRELLEILRGLAGCNLVSADLVEVAPAYDHAEMTSVAASHTAYELTTIMSRQIAASRG, encoded by the coding sequence ATGACCACCGCATCCGCCGCCTCCGGCGCCTCCCAGGAACCCGTCGGCCCCGTCGACTCCTCCCGCATACCCCGTTACGCGGGCCCGGCGACCTTCGCCCGGCTGCCCCGCCTCGACCAGGTGGGCACGGCCGACGTCGCGGTGGTCGGCGTCCCCTTCGACACCGGAGTCTCCTACCGCCCCGGCGCCCGCTTCGGCGGCAACGCCATCCGCGAGGCGTCGCGCCTGCTGCGCCCGTACAACCCGGCCCAGGACGCGTCCCCCTTCGCGCTCGCGCAGGTCGCGGACGCCGGTGACATCGCCGCCAACCCCTTCAACATCAACGAGGCCGTCGAGACCATCGAGGCCGCCGCCGACGACCTCCTGGACACCGGCGCCCGCCTGATGACGCTGGGCGGCGACCACACCATCGCGCTGCCCCTGCTGCGTTCCATGGCCAAGAAGCATGGCCCGGTCGCGCTGCTCCACTTCGACGCGCACCTGGACACCTGGGACACCTACTTCGGCGCCGAGTACACCCACGGCACCCCGTTCCGCCGCGCCGTCGAGGAAGGCATCCTCGACACCTCGGCCCTCTCCCACGTCGGCACCCGCGGCCCCCTCTACGGCAAGAAGGACCTCGACGACGACGAGAAGATGGGCTTCGGCATCGTCACGTCGGCGGACGTCATGCGCCGCGGCGTCGACGAGGTCGCCGACCAGCTCCGCCAGCGCATCGGCGACCGCCCGCTGTACATCTCCATCGACATCGACGTCCTGGACCCGGCCCACGCCCCCGGCACCGGCACCCCGGAGGCCGGCGGCCTGACCTCCCGGGAACTGCTGGAGATCCTGCGCGGCCTGGCCGGCTGCAACCTGGTCTCCGCCGACCTCGTGGAGGTGGCCCCCGCCTACGACCACGCCGAGATGACGTCGGTGGCGGCCTCCCACACGGCGTACGAGCTGACGACGATCATGTCGCGGCAGATCGCGGCGTCGAGGGGCTGA
- a CDS encoding nitroreductase/quinone reductase family protein produces MSQSFNQSVIAEFRANGGKVGGPFEGSDLLLLTTTGATSGKPHTVPLGCVRDGGLLLVVGSNLGAPDHPDWYRNLLARPQVRVEFGTEAFDAIAVPAEGEHRDRLFAQVVNVAPGYGDYQAATSRTLPVVVLESAEREYVAADGENPVAVTTLADKLVQVHTWLRAQLRHVRDEAEAHLAARVAHQGPGAPPAPGLGLQIRQHCLAFCQSLEFHHTGEDAHVFPSVARYHPELRPAIDRLQEEHRTIARIQNDLLALLADIGTADPKRFLTDLDRMSAELRAHLAYEEEQVIPALADVPWPPPAP; encoded by the coding sequence ATGTCCCAGTCCTTCAACCAATCGGTCATCGCCGAGTTTCGAGCCAACGGTGGAAAAGTCGGTGGCCCGTTCGAGGGCAGTGACCTTCTTCTGTTGACCACCACCGGCGCCACGTCCGGGAAGCCGCACACCGTGCCCCTCGGGTGCGTCCGCGACGGCGGTCTGCTGCTCGTCGTCGGGTCGAATCTCGGCGCGCCGGACCACCCCGACTGGTACCGGAACCTGCTCGCGCGCCCGCAGGTGCGGGTGGAGTTCGGCACGGAAGCGTTCGACGCGATCGCGGTGCCTGCCGAGGGTGAGCACCGCGACCGGCTGTTCGCGCAGGTGGTGAACGTGGCACCTGGGTACGGCGATTATCAGGCGGCTACGTCCCGCACGCTGCCGGTCGTGGTGCTGGAATCGGCCGAGCGCGAGTACGTGGCAGCGGACGGAGAGAATCCGGTCGCCGTGACCACGCTCGCCGACAAGCTCGTACAGGTGCATACATGGTTGCGCGCGCAGTTGCGGCACGTACGCGACGAGGCGGAAGCCCACCTCGCGGCGCGGGTCGCTCACCAGGGACCGGGCGCGCCGCCGGCGCCGGGGCTCGGGCTGCAGATCCGGCAGCACTGTCTGGCGTTCTGCCAGAGCCTGGAATTCCACCACACCGGCGAGGACGCGCACGTATTTCCCTCCGTCGCCCGCTATCACCCCGAGCTGCGGCCCGCCATCGACCGGCTCCAGGAGGAACACCGCACCATCGCCCGTATCCAGAACGACCTGCTGGCCCTCCTGGCGGATATCGGCACCGCCGACCCGAAACGTTTCCTCACCGATCTGGATCGGATGTCCGCCGAATTGCGCGCCCACCTCGCCTATGAGGAGGAGCAGGTGATCCCGGCACTGGCCGACGTTCCGTGGCCGCCGCCCGCACCGTAA
- a CDS encoding NAD-dependent malic enzyme produces MSRQPRLPWVMNDPLTNRGTAFTAAERDRLGLVGRLPDAVLTLDQQARRAYEQLRRQPDDLAAYIHLEQLHDRNEVLYHRLLTDHLAELLPIVYDPTVGEAIKTYSHEYRRPRGVFLSIDRPQDLRRSFEELDLAPDEVDLVVVTDAEQILGIGDWGVHGIQISVGKLAVYTAAAGIDPARCLAVVLDVGTDNETLLNDPLYLGVRHSRARGERYDTFVAAYLDTVSTLYPDALLHFEDFGAGNARRFLERYGGRYRMINDDMQGTGAITLAAVRSALDVTGVPFREQRVVVFGAGTAGVGIADQLREAMVREGLDGAEATRRIWLVDRPGLLLDGMDGLRDYQRGYARPEEEVENWRGDGAGRDGIDLLTVVRNVHPTVLIGTSTVRGAFTRQIVREMAEHVERPVIFPLSNPTEKIEAMPADLLRWTGGKALTTAGIPVDPVEIDGVRHVIGQANNALVYPGLGLGVVVSRAERLTPGMLLAAADAVAGQAGDRTGGGPGAPLLPQVENLRASSAAVAVAVVRAAVGEGVARVAPDDVVQAVQDAMWQPEYGPTPSSPG; encoded by the coding sequence ATGAGCAGACAGCCGCGGCTCCCGTGGGTCATGAACGATCCGCTGACCAACCGCGGAACCGCCTTCACCGCCGCCGAACGCGACCGCCTCGGCCTCGTCGGCCGGCTGCCCGACGCGGTGCTCACGCTGGACCAGCAGGCGCGGCGCGCGTACGAGCAGTTGCGCCGCCAGCCCGACGACCTGGCCGCGTACATCCATCTGGAGCAGTTGCACGACCGCAACGAGGTCCTTTACCACCGGCTGCTCACCGATCACCTCGCCGAGCTGCTGCCCATCGTCTACGACCCGACCGTGGGCGAGGCGATCAAGACGTACAGCCATGAGTACCGGCGCCCGCGCGGCGTCTTCCTCTCCATCGACCGGCCCCAGGACCTGCGCCGCTCCTTCGAGGAACTGGATCTCGCGCCGGACGAGGTGGACCTGGTCGTCGTCACCGACGCCGAGCAGATCCTCGGCATCGGCGACTGGGGCGTGCACGGAATCCAGATTTCGGTGGGCAAGCTGGCCGTGTACACGGCGGCCGCGGGCATCGATCCCGCGCGCTGCCTGGCGGTGGTCCTGGACGTCGGTACGGACAACGAGACGCTGCTCAACGATCCGCTGTACCTCGGCGTACGGCACAGCCGGGCGCGCGGCGAACGCTACGACACCTTCGTCGCCGCGTATCTGGACACGGTCTCGACGCTGTACCCGGACGCGCTCCTGCACTTCGAGGATTTCGGCGCGGGCAACGCGCGGCGCTTCCTGGAGCGGTACGGCGGGCGCTACCGCATGATCAACGACGACATGCAGGGCACCGGCGCCATCACGCTCGCCGCAGTCCGGTCCGCGCTCGACGTCACCGGCGTGCCGTTCCGCGAGCAGCGCGTCGTGGTGTTCGGGGCCGGGACAGCCGGCGTCGGCATCGCCGACCAGCTCCGCGAGGCCATGGTCCGCGAGGGCCTGGACGGCGCCGAAGCGACCCGCCGTATCTGGCTCGTCGACCGGCCGGGGCTGCTGCTCGACGGCATGGACGGGCTGCGCGACTATCAGCGGGGTTACGCCCGGCCCGAAGAAGAGGTCGAGAACTGGAGGGGCGACGGTGCCGGACGCGACGGCATCGATCTGCTGACGGTCGTACGGAACGTGCACCCGACCGTACTGATCGGCACCTCGACCGTACGCGGTGCCTTCACCCGGCAGATCGTGCGGGAGATGGCGGAGCACGTCGAGCGGCCCGTCATCTTTCCGCTCTCCAATCCGACCGAGAAGATCGAGGCGATGCCCGCGGACCTGCTGCGCTGGACCGGCGGCAAGGCCCTGACGACGGCCGGCATCCCGGTGGACCCGGTGGAGATCGACGGCGTCCGGCACGTCATCGGCCAGGCCAACAACGCTCTCGTCTACCCGGGGCTCGGGCTGGGCGTGGTGGTCTCGCGCGCCGAGCGGCTGACGCCCGGGATGCTGCTGGCCGCCGCCGACGCGGTCGCCGGGCAGGCCGGCGACCGTACCGGCGGCGGGCCGGGCGCGCCGCTGCTGCCGCAGGTGGAGAATCTGCGTGCTTCTTCGGCTGCCGTCGCGGTCGCGGTGGTACGGGCGGCCGTCGGTGAAGGAGTCGCGCGCGTGGCTCCCGACGATGTCGTCCAGGCGGTGCAGGACGCGATGTGGCAGCCGGAGTACGGGCCCACGCCGTCATCACCCGGTTGA
- a CDS encoding DMT family transporter has protein sequence MPVWMVIGGSLCISASAAFVELSGTSAGTAAFFRCAIALTVLVPLALAERRAAGRRAWRLRRLDLAAGLALGVDFVFWAAAVHSVGASVTTVIVNIQVVVYPLLARLFTRTPVPRRFVVVAPVMLLGIALASGAVGVPVQGSDPARGAVFGLIAGCGYAGYLFLMRLGGGQGHTVSPVCTSTAAAATAAALLGGAWTGIDFSLDGRAWAWLTVLALVGQVLAWLMLTPALPKLPPDVGAALLLLQPVMAVGLGMAVGERPTAGQFGGCALVVLMVWCVGPAGPGRVRKVAITRAGRVRAWVRVPGRSRVRFRKAPGPGRRCRGPGPGPGPG, from the coding sequence ATGCCCGTATGGATGGTGATCGGCGGCAGCCTCTGCATCTCCGCGTCCGCCGCCTTCGTCGAACTGTCCGGTACGAGCGCGGGGACGGCCGCCTTCTTCCGCTGCGCCATCGCGCTGACCGTACTGGTGCCGCTCGCGCTCGCGGAACGGCGAGCGGCCGGACGGCGGGCGTGGCGGCTGCGGCGTCTGGACCTGGCCGCGGGCCTGGCGCTCGGTGTCGACTTCGTGTTCTGGGCCGCGGCGGTGCACAGCGTCGGAGCGTCCGTCACCACCGTGATAGTCAACATCCAGGTGGTGGTCTACCCGCTGCTGGCGCGGCTCTTCACCCGTACTCCCGTGCCACGGCGCTTCGTTGTCGTGGCCCCCGTCATGCTGCTGGGAATCGCCCTGGCCAGCGGGGCCGTCGGCGTTCCGGTCCAGGGCAGCGACCCCGCGCGGGGAGCGGTGTTCGGGCTGATCGCCGGCTGCGGGTACGCGGGATATCTCTTCCTGATGCGACTCGGCGGCGGGCAGGGGCACACCGTCAGCCCGGTGTGCACGTCCACCGCGGCCGCCGCGACCGCCGCCGCCCTCCTGGGGGGAGCGTGGACGGGCATCGACTTCTCCCTCGACGGTCGCGCCTGGGCCTGGCTGACGGTGCTGGCTCTCGTCGGGCAGGTCCTCGCCTGGCTGATGCTGACGCCCGCGCTGCCGAAACTGCCGCCCGATGTCGGCGCCGCGTTGCTTCTTCTTCAGCCGGTGATGGCGGTCGGCCTCGGAATGGCGGTCGGGGAACGCCCCACCGCGGGCCAGTTCGGGGGATGCGCGCTGGTTGTCCTGATGGTGTGGTGCGTCGGCCCGGCGGGTCCGGGGCGGGTCCGGAAGGTGGCGATCACCAGGGCAGGTCGGGTCCGGGCCTGGGTCCGGGTCCCGGGCCGGTCCCGGGTTCGGTTCAGGAAGGCTCCGGGACCGGGGCGCCGATGTCGTGGGCCCGGTCCAGGCCCAGGGCCCGGTTGA